From the Juglans microcarpa x Juglans regia isolate MS1-56 chromosome 3D, Jm3101_v1.0, whole genome shotgun sequence genome, the window TAAGAAACCTCAAAAGAAAGCAGCTCAACATGGAAATAGAAATACTGCAACATCGACTCTTGAACCAACGTTGGATCAAGAAAACATATTTCCCCCAATGCAAAACTGAATAAAACTACCTTGATCTACTGGACTGGGAGAATATTAATGCCAAACCATAGCTAAttaacaaatttcaaatttgccTAAGATTTCTTCAATTATGGTCCAAGAATCACAAATCAAGGATAGCTTAAAGATTAGATTTTAACCAAAAGAAACATTAAGTTTCTCGGGGCATTTGAAATAGGATGATAGTATACTTTTCTTAAGCATAACATGGCGAACAATTGGCCAGCTAATAATTTGTACGATGATGTAGAAAAACAACAGTTGAAAGCAGCAGGCAGAATTTGCAGCACTACCAAAGCAGCATTAGTTCACTAATAATTTCTTCAACTAATAGGAAAAGAATTCAGCAAAATACAGCCGTAGTGAACAGACCCTATGAACAAAAAAGTGGaccaaattcatcaaaatccttGCTCTCTCAAATGACATGACAAAAAATAACGTAAGGATTATGATCAATAaaagattcaaaaagaagataagacAAATCAAAGATTAAAAGAACACATGAATAAGTTTGGGTCATAAACAAAACTCCCAAAAGGGGGGAACATAGCAGGCCCTCAAAATGTTTCTGTGTAAGTGGGAAACCATGACATATCAATACCAAATAAACACAAGCATCCTGTGATCCCATCCCAGCAAACTCGGCGAGTGAATGGTTATGCTCTATCAGAAATGAAacccaactaaaaaaaaaaaaagttatgtacAAAATATTGCCCCAAGAATCCAGGAATTTGTGCAATCTCCCAAACATTTCCCAAAGAATGATATAATTTAGCCAGAGAAATGGCAAGGCTGTATCAGTAATGCATCAGTTAATTTTTTCGATTAGAATCACCATGAGAAGTCATGCAAACTGCAAGCCCAACTAACCTTTACAAGAACAGGCATCTTAAAATGTTGACAATATTCAGCCACTTTCTCTTATGCAATTCCCAGGCAACAGAAATTTATACTTTTCTGCATTGTCGAAAAGATATGATGGAAGATGAACAGCTGAGAAGGAATGAGGAACAGGCCCCATTTTCCCTATGATATCTTTGAAGGTGTACTCCTCCGGAAGCATATCAAATAAATCAGCCCCCTTGCAGATTACTCTCTGGACTCTTTGAGGGTTCAAATAACGAGAGAACCTAACTCTATCATAATGGCTGTATGCTTTCATCTTAAATGTAAACTCACTGATCTGGCGGAAGCAAAAGCTACAATGCCAACCTGCATCAGCCAACATGTCATCCGTCTGGCGATAATGCGCATACCTTGTCTTACCCTTTTGATACCTGTGGACTGAAGCTCTCCAACTGTTATCATCCACATGGAACTCGAAAGAATAAAGATAGTTCTTTAGCTGAAGATGAAGGATAGGAGGTATATAGTCACACCACCTCAAGAGATTGATTGTGTGCCTGCTTGGGATCTCATCAACATCAGACATTATCAACaagtcatcatcatcaatacCCGCATTTTGGAGGAGCAGGTCCAATGCTACTCGCTGATATGCCTCCTCAACAAATGGGTTTTCTCCTTTCCTAAATCTCCCCCGAATTGTCCCATAAGTTAATCGGGATTCAGCAAATTTGAACTCATTTCGATGCCTGGCAAAAATCAAAGGCTTTCGCAATCCTGTGAATGTTGAATCTGACTCAAGGAGTACAAATTGTGTCACGTAGGGATACAATTCTTTCCATCGTAGTTCAAGGATTTCCTTCTCATTGCTGTACAACACTGCATCAAAAACACGCCTTGGGAACTCACGGATTCCCCAACCATGAAGTTTGCACTGGTTCTCCATTGACACATTCTCATGATAATAATGTGGAAGTACATGAAAAGGTTTGGGCGGGGATTCCCATAGCGGCCGCAGGAAGTATGAGATCTTCTGCCCATgcaaaaagatgaaaaatatgcatgtggGAACGAATGCAAAAAGAAAGAGCAAGGTTTTCACGTCCCAACCACGATGCAGAAGACAGCGAAGTCTTGACATGCTCAGCAGTCGGTTTGATTCCTGCAATATTACATAAGAGcatatttcaaaaacttaaaatgaGAAAGAACAAACAATTAAGCACATAGATATACCAAAAAGAAGCATCTAATCTCCAAGTTAAGCGACAACCAATTCCATAggcttaaaaatattaaagagaacaaaaaaatgcTACTTATTTGTTCATCACTTTACTCACTATAGATAAATTCATTCAAGTTCTAGTAAATTGTTGggtctaaaatttaaaatctccaAACCCTTTCCATCAAATCTACGTTGTCAAGATAACACGtgcagagaaaagaaaatagtaatCACCAACCCTACCGCTAAAATGTCCACAAGCATGGCAGAGAAGTACATCTAACCAGCAGAACCGAGAAATTCATGTTAAAACTGCGCTTGCCTTCTGAAAAACTGAGGGAAATAAAATACAACGTATTGAACTTGAAGAATGAGTCGATAAACCAATTTCCCGGACTCTAATTAAACGAAAGGGCTAACAAATACTATATAAACTTTTAAGatccattttttaaattttcctcAGCAGCCAAACATAGccagaaaacaaacaaaacccgATCACGCAATTtcaagagaaaaaaggaaaaaaaaaaacataaaaaacctTAGCGGAACAAACAGATCAACGGTCTATGGTAAACGCAGTGGCataattagggaaaaaaaaaaagatatagaaagagaaataaaCCTGGCCACAAACATCGCCGCAAATATCGTCGGTTTTCTTGTTACAGTAGTGACCTCCAGTCTCACCCATCATCCaccacatttttcttttttcttcgtctctccctctctatgtCACAAACCCTGACCTTTCAGATCCCTACGCAACTAATAAAGCGGATCGAACTTAACTTTCCAAAATTGGACCAAAAATGCCCGTCCCACACAGCCCCACTATGCCCACAAAGCCGCCCCGATTCAGCTTAGTTCTTCGATCTTGCCTTTAGTACAGACAAAATTAAACTCTCCGCCTCTCTCTTTCCAGTTTTCACAGATCACCAAGATATTTCCGAGAAAACAGAAAGATTAACACCCAAATACCGATTATTCGAACACAAAATAATGCAGTTTTAAAAGGAATAACAACGAATAAGCAGCGCTTCTGAGACTATAgataaaaacaaagcaaaatcgAGAGAAAAGCTTTATCTGTGCGTCGCTCTGGAGAGGCAAAGTTGTGTCAAATACAAAGCAACACAACCGTTTGATTTGCCTTAACTTCTTTCGTAATTtttgtccttttattttttatttataaaaggaaataaattgggtatttttttctcttccaagtAAAcctaaacatatatttttatgaaaaagaaaaatttaattgtaaatgattttacatattaatatgtatatttatttaatataattaattaaaaaataaattttattaaaaatagtgttaatttaaatttaaaatataaagataataatattaatatataaattaataaataaatttattcatacATAATAAAACTCTTGTGAAAAAGACCGTGCGCTGCGTATATTTGTTAGCGTCGGAATAAGGGTGTTAACgttatgaaaaaattaacagCGCCCCACGCGTTGATTGACCGACCGGCTCAACTCAACACAACAGGATGCTGTCCTTTTCCTGTTGCTGTGTCGTGTCTTTGTGTGTACACGCGGCATTCCCCAGTGCTCTTCCTCGACGAATAATCTTAGCTCTTAAGTTCCAGCTCAAAAGTTTTTATGTAACGTCGGCGTTGATCTTTtgctcgtttttttttttttttttatttgctcgtattaaataatagataaaatttataaaatctaaataaatagagataCATTTCGCAATAAAAAGTTAGAACTTACGTATATAAATTACCTAACtctaaaagcaaaaacaaaaaattaaagagagatTAATTCAAATTTCGTATCGGTAGAAATTTGGATAGAGTCCCAAGTGTAGATTCCATTTCTTAgagagttaaaattaaaaatgatctgctttttttaataaaggtgTTCTTtctatacttaaaaaaaaaaaaaaaaaaaaaaaaaaaaggtgttctTTCTATACTGAAATAACTCAAATAAGTAAAGAATAAAGATCCTCTTCCAATAAATTAGACcctaattcattttatatccaaattaaaattatgCAGTTAAGAATACATTAAGGTCTTGTTTAGatacagaaacactctcaactcatctcattttatcttatctcatcattataactttttcaaatttacatataaaatattttaataatattttattcaattgatctaaaactatcttattttatctcactatcccAACGAGTCTT encodes:
- the LOC121254859 gene encoding uncharacterized protein LOC121254859, with translation MWWMMGETGGHYCNKKTDDICGDVCGQESNRLLSMSRLRCLLHRGWDVKTLLFLFAFVPTCIFFIFLHGQKISYFLRPLWESPPKPFHVLPHYYHENVSMENQCKLHGWGIREFPRRVFDAVLYSNEKEILELRWKELYPYVTQFVLLESDSTFTGLRKPLIFARHRNEFKFAESRLTYGTIRGRFRKGENPFVEEAYQRVALDLLLQNAGIDDDDLLIMSDVDEIPSRHTINLLRWCDYIPPILHLQLKNYLYSFEFHVDDNSWRASVHRYQKGKTRYAHYRQTDDMLADAGWHCSFCFRQISEFTFKMKAYSHYDRVRFSRYLNPQRVQRVICKGADLFDMLPEEYTFKDIIGKMGPVPHSFSAVHLPSYLFDNAEKYKFLLPGNCIRESG